One genomic window of Phycisphaerales bacterium includes the following:
- a CDS encoding ABC transporter permease: protein MTRLLGFVGGIVVDTVDHMGDMLVLLAQATVWLVRSVLDPRIRLGSSALNTQIIRVGVRSIAIICLVSAAVGLILSLQMAPPLDELGQKDKLANIIGVAVLRELGPLISAIVLTGYAGAAITAEIGTMVVGEEIEALEAHALNPVRFLVVPRVFATCTCMGALGVFASLVSITASIGVSILVIDLPFVVYWENLLFQVKVVDFLTGVAKSLVFGLLIGVIACLNGLRVTGGAAGVGAATTRTVVESVVAVVIADLVFTAMFYALGLF, encoded by the coding sequence ATGACGCGGCTGCTCGGGTTCGTGGGCGGCATCGTGGTCGACACCGTCGACCACATGGGCGACATGCTCGTCCTGCTGGCCCAGGCCACGGTGTGGCTCGTGCGGTCGGTGCTCGATCCGCGGATTCGTCTTGGCTCGTCGGCCCTCAACACGCAGATCATCCGCGTGGGCGTGCGATCCATCGCCATCATCTGCCTGGTGTCGGCCGCGGTCGGGCTCATCCTCAGCCTGCAGATGGCCCCGCCGCTGGACGAACTGGGCCAGAAGGACAAGCTGGCCAACATCATCGGCGTGGCCGTGCTGCGCGAGCTTGGGCCGCTCATCAGCGCCATCGTGCTCACCGGCTACGCCGGCGCCGCTATCACCGCCGAGATCGGCACGATGGTCGTGGGCGAAGAGATCGAGGCGCTCGAGGCGCACGCGCTCAACCCCGTGCGGTTCCTCGTCGTGCCCCGCGTGTTTGCCACGTGCACGTGCATGGGCGCGCTGGGCGTGTTTGCAAGCCTGGTCTCGATCACCGCGTCGATCGGCGTATCGATCCTCGTCATCGACCTGCCCTTCGTTGTCTACTGGGAGAACCTGCTCTTCCAGGTCAAGGTCGTCGACTTCCTGACGGGCGTGGCCAAGAGCCTCGTGTTCGGCCTGCTCATCGGCGTCATCGCCTGCCTCAACGGCCTGCGTGTGACCGGCGGCGCCGCGGGCGTCGGCGCCGCGACCACGCGCACGGTGGTCGAGAGCGTGGTTGCGGTGGTCATCGCCGACCTCGTGTTCACGGCGATGTTCTACGCCTTGGGGCTGTTCTAG
- a CDS encoding STAS domain-containing protein — translation MSDDRDGNEIDIRPEGEKAVVVSLSGEVDIVRSPDLQMALQDAVGRTPKGGGVVVDLSGVTYMDSSGVATLVRGLQLSRKKGAGLVLCGLQDRVRSIFEIARLDTVFPIAGSLDEAIKTTSAV, via the coding sequence GTGAGCGACGATCGTGATGGCAACGAGATCGACATCCGTCCCGAGGGCGAGAAGGCCGTGGTGGTCAGCTTGTCGGGCGAGGTCGACATCGTCCGATCGCCCGACCTGCAGATGGCCCTGCAAGACGCAGTCGGCCGCACGCCCAAGGGCGGCGGCGTGGTCGTCGACCTCTCGGGCGTGACGTACATGGACAGCTCGGGCGTGGCCACCTTGGTGCGAGGCCTGCAGCTCAGCCGCAAGAAGGGCGCGGGCCTGGTGCTTTGCGGCCTGCAAGACCGCGTGCGCTCGATCTTCGAGATTGCGCGCCTCGACACGGTCTTCCCGATTGCCGGCTCGCTCGACGAGGCCATCAAGACGACGTCGGCGGTGTAG
- a CDS encoding ATP-binding protein yields MTDTLPKEVTQSPPDILLRVVSDVRYLAGAREMVAGVAKRLGFSHDSSSHLALAVDEALCNVIRHGYKQDLGRPIWVKIWPLHDDGEHGPGICIVIEDEAQQIDPSKIQGRDLDDVRPGGLGVHIIRQVVDRAEYAPRQESGMSLTLVKRTDGPSAQRTKALSGGCDDGACGCDGPSRPATDKGGPTRSAGG; encoded by the coding sequence ATGACCGACACCCTACCCAAAGAGGTCACGCAGTCGCCCCCGGACATCCTGCTCCGGGTTGTCAGCGACGTGCGATACCTGGCCGGCGCACGCGAGATGGTGGCCGGCGTGGCCAAGCGCCTGGGATTCAGCCACGACTCCAGCTCCCACCTGGCCCTGGCCGTCGACGAGGCGCTCTGCAACGTCATCCGCCACGGATACAAGCAGGACCTCGGCAGGCCGATCTGGGTGAAGATCTGGCCGCTGCACGACGACGGCGAGCACGGGCCGGGCATCTGCATCGTCATCGAGGACGAGGCCCAGCAGATCGACCCGAGCAAGATCCAGGGCCGCGACCTCGACGACGTCCGCCCCGGCGGGCTGGGCGTGCACATCATCCGCCAGGTGGTCGATCGGGCCGAGTATGCTCCGAGGCAGGAGTCGGGCATGAGCCTCACGCTCGTGAAGCGCACCGACGGCCCCAGCGCCCAGCGGACCAAGGCCCTCTCGGGCGGGTGCGACGACGGCGCGTGCGGGTGCGACGGGCCATCTCGGCCGGCGACGGACAAGGGCGGACCGACTCGATCGGCTGGAGGGTGA